ATCAATACCTTCATGGATGTTAAACGGAACTTTGTAATCCTTATCTGCACGTGAGAAAGTTCGCAAGCTAGTGCTGATATTTTTAATGCGATCGCACCCCACGTCCATAGATTTAATCATTTTGGGTACGTCTTCTAGGAGATAATCAATCTCAATCTCCTGGGCATGTTGTTCAATTTCTGTTGTAGATGCGCCAGAACGGTACAATTGCAAGTGTTCAATAATATCTTCTAATCCCAACTTCGCTTCGTTGACGTTTCCAGCGATAAAGCCAATTGGGTTATTTATTTCGTGGGCGACACCTGCAACTAAATTCCCAAGGGCTGACATTTTTTCGCTTTGGACAATTTGTAATTGGGCTTTTTGTAAGTCTTCAATTGCTTGTTCTAGTTGTTGAGATTTTTGCTGGACGACAGCTTCGGCAGCTTTGCGATCGCTAATGTCTAAAATTAAACCATCCCAAACAATTGCACCATCCACTTGCATCTCTGGGCGAGATGCCCCTTGCACCCATTTCATAGTTCCTGATGGCGTGATGATTTGCCATTCATGAACAAACGGTGTCAGATTTTGGGCAGATTCCATCATTGCTTGCTCGATACCAGCAATATCATCGGGATGTTCTAGAGAACGAGGGTTTTCTTTGCTTGACAATTATTTCCTCTGCTGTCACTTCGTAAAGGTTATAGCAGCCAGAACTAATATAGGGCATAGAAGCCAAGTTATCTGCTGTCACATGGAGTTGATAAATAGCTCCAGGAAGATTATCGGCAACTTTCTGGAAACGGGCTTCGCTTTGCTGAAGATTCGCGTAAAGCCGAGCATTTTCTAAAGAAATTGCCGCTTGAGTACAAAGGAAATTCAATACTAAAATGCGATCGCTGGTAAATACCCCACTCGTTAAATGATTTTCTAAGTATAAAATTCCTACTAAACGCCCCTGATTGAGTATCGGTAAACACAGCACACTCTGAGGTTGATGCTGAATTAAATAATCATCAACTATCGGTAAAGTAGTTTTGAGATCGTCAATCACAACCACATTAGCTGTATTTTTCACATACTGAATCAGCGCAATCGGAACATTAGGATTATTTTCGAGCGGTTCTAATTTTAAGCTAGTGCTATCAAGGGTAGTAATTGCGCGTATTTGCCATTTCCCATCTTCAGGTAAAAGCAGGGCACATTTATCAGCACCAGCATTTTCGAGGATGATTTGGGTTAGTTGTTGTAAAAATTCATCGAGTTGAATTGTTGCAGAAAGAGTTTGCGACGCTCTGAGGATAGCGCTCAAGTCAAGTATGTTGTTGATGTTGCTACCGGAAGAAGTCGCGGTACTAGTAAATGAGTTGATTGGGTTAGCAATTGTTGCTAAGGCCTCTAACAGATTTACTGTTGGTACTGTCTGTTGCGAAATTGGATGCAGCAATTGTGGGTAACGTTTTTCTAAGTCATCTGTCTTGGCTTTGGCTCCCCAGCGGGCATAGCCAGAGTAAGCTGCCTGCATATAGGCTTGGGCGACTTTTTCTTTGCCCCAGTTCAGGTAGAATTTGGCAGCGAGTTCGTTAGCGAGAGCTTCATCTTGGAGGAAGCCGTTTTCCTTGGCTTTAGTGATGGCGCGATCGTAAAAGTCCATTGCTAGGGCGCGTTCGCTAATAGCATACCGTTCGGCTTCCACCAAATCCCAACGGTGTTGATGGTTACAGGGAGCAAATGCTGCCCATCTTTGCATTTTCTCTTGATTCGCCTCGACTTGGGCGAGAATCTGTTGCTGTTCTGACTCAGCTGCGGCTTTGTAAACTGCCAGATGAATCAAAGAATCGTAGAAAAAATACAGAGCAACACTAAATTGGGCGATACCAGCATCTAAGTATTGCTTCGCTTGGGCAGACTGTTGGGCAGCTTCTTGATACTGCCCAAACAAATACCAGAGAATCGTTTGATTAACTTGCCAATAAAATAATCCCGTTCGGTCTTGGGTTGCCTGATTCAGGGATAATCGTTGTTCTGCATGATAAATCGTTCCCGTTAAGCGATCGGGAGATTGGCTATGTCCTAGCAAGTTGAGTACAGCTTGATAAGCAATCTCCAGATATTGCAGCGGCGATTCTTGCTTGAGTGAATAGATGCTTTGGCGATAGGCTGCCATTTCATTCGCCAACCCAGTTAATTCTCGCCCCGCAAAATAAGCATAGTGACAGTAAGCTTGGGCATTCAATGCTGTACTATCCAAATCTCCAGTTTCCAGTCCATTTTGGTAGCCCTCTTGCAGATGCACAAGTTGTTCGCGCAATGGGTCTTTCCAATGACGGATAAAGTAGTAGACGATAAAGTAGGTTCTGGATTTAAAGATTTTGGACTGCAACTGTTCCAGCAGGTTTAACGCCAATTGTCCAAACTCATAACCACCTTCCAGATTACCAAGCACACCACAGAGGATGATGCCGTAGTCGGCATAAGCATAGACAGAAATAGGACAAGTACCATATTTAATCGAAAATTCTACTTGTTTGAATATCAGTAGAGGCATTAAAGCTGGTCTTGCAAGATAGGCAGCCGGAATCATTCTGCTCATGATGCTCATAGCTGCCAAGCGGTGAGCATCTTTCATAGTGGATAAATTGAGCAAATCCAGAGAAGAACGTCCTTCCCATAACTCCATAGTTGCTTCACCTGCTCGTCCAATATCTGCCGCAGTTGATTGTTGAGGAAACTCAATATCCAACAGTTGCAACACCTGCAAGCCAATATTCAGCGTTTTCAATGGAAGACCTTGCGATCTTCCTGCCATCATTCTGGTTACATATATGGGAATGCTGTCGAGCAAGGTCTTAGCGTGTTGCAACACAATTGTTACCCATTGTTCCATCTGCTCAAAATCGGCGTTGAGATAGGTGGCTTCAGTTACCTCGATATACAGCGCCAGGGTCAAGTCATAGTGGCTTTCCCAGGAAGAATGGGATAGCAAACTAATTCCCACGGTCAGATACTCGACGGCTACTGTGTATGTAGTTGCAGATTTTGCTCTCCGTCCTGCGCTCAGATTTAATTGTGCCAGTTCTTGCCGCTTTGAAGGTTCAGTGATTAAGGAACTACCTGCGTTTAAATGAGTGACAATTTCAAATAGTCGTTCTTCTCGTTCTAAATCTGAGGAATTGCGTAACAATAACATCCCAATTTTATAATGGGTGGCTTGCTTTTGGTCGTCTGGAATCAGCGAGTAGGCAGCTTGTTGAACGCGATCGTGTAAGAATTTGTATCCAGCATTTGGGGAAGTTTGTTGAGTAAATATTTGTTCTTCTTGCCCAACATAAAACTTATAAACTTCACTTTGGGGCAAAATTAAACCTTCTTGTAAACCATTCCATAAACAAGCTGCTGTTTCGGTTTCCGACTGTTCAGAAACGATCGCCAATGTTGCTAAATCAAACTGATTACCGATGCAAGCAGCTAACCTTAGAGTCTGTTGAGTTGATTCTGGCAGCCTCCGTAATTGAAATGCCATGAATTCCAAAACATTATCTGTCAGAGATTGCTGATTGATTTTTGCAATATCACATTGCCAGCAGCCTTCTGCAAAGTTAAAGATAATCAACCCATCTTGGTACAAAGCTTTAATAAACTGTGTTGCAAAAAATGGATTTCCCTGAGTTTTTTGAAACACTAATTGTGAAATGGGTAATGCTAATTCTTCTTTGCAACCTAATGTATCGCTTACTAACTGATTCAATTGTAATTGACTTAAAGGTTGCAGAGTCATCAAGTTAATAGTCGTGCCTATTTTTCTTACCTCATCTAAAGTTGACATTAACGGATGGGCAGGTGATACTTCGTTATCTCTATAAGCACCAATTAGTAATAAATATCCAGAGTTTGACTCATTCATTAGTAATTGGAGCAATTTTAATGAAGCTAAATCTGCCCATTGCAAATCATCTAGAAAAATAACTAAGGGATGTTCTTTTGTAGTAAAAACTTGAATAAAGCTTTGCAATAATAAATTAAATCTATTTTGCGCCGCTTCTGCTGATAATTCTGGTGTCGGTGGTTGTTTACCGATAATTTTTTCTAATTCGGGAATAACTTCAACGATTATCTGTCCATCGTCTCTTAATGTTGCCAGGATATTTTTTTTCCATTGTTGCAGTTGTTGATCGGTTTCTGTTAATAACTGCACTATTAAATCACGCAAGGATTGCACAAAGGCAGATAAGGGAATATTCCGGTTAAACTGGTCAAATTTACCTTTGATCAAATAACCGCGTTGCCGAACGATTGGTTTATGAACTTCATTCACCACCGCAGTTTTACCAATGCCAGAAGAACCAGCAATTAACATGATTTCACGCTTTCCCAGAGAAACCCTCTCAAAAGCTTCTAAGAGTTGTTGGACGGCTGTTTCTCTCCCATATAATTTTTCTGGGATAATGAAGCGATGTCTACGACGGTCTACGCCTACGCAAATATCCCGTTGTCCAATTTGGAAGTATTTAATCTGACCAGTTTCGTTCAGTTGACAGAGACAATTTTCTAAATCGTGTTTTAACCCTAAAGCATTTTGATAACGATCTTCAGCATTTTTCGCCATTAGTTTTATGACAATATCTGACAACACTTCCGAAATCTCTTCACTTTTAACTTCCCGGAGGGATGGTGGCTGTTTGGCAATATGACAATGCACCAACTCCATTGAATCTTCTGACTCAAAGGGTAATTGTCCTGTGATTAGTTCAAAAAATGTCACACCCAAAGAATAAAAGTCACTGCGGTAGTCTATTCCCCGGTTCATGCGTCCAGTTTGTTCGGGAGATAAATAAGCCAAAGTTCCTTCTAAAACCTTGGGACTGATCGTAGTTTGGTTTTCTCTGGGAAGCAAAGAAGCAATGCTAAAATCGATGAGTTTTACTTGTTTGGTTTGCGGGTTAATCAGAATATTAGTCGGTTTGATATCTTTGTGAATTACCCGTTCTTGATGGAGTTCATGGAGAATATGACTAAGTTGCAGGGCGATTGTGAAAAATTCCACAAGTTCTAGTGATTGAGTTTTGGTATATTCTCTCAGAGAAATTCCCCCAAAATCTTCCATTACTAAAGCATAACTATTGCGATATGCTTCTAGACTATAGGGACGAACAATACTAGGAATATTTAAATTTTTGGCAATGGTATATTGGTTCCGAAACTGCAACAGTTCGTTAAAAGTAGGGGATTCGACTTGCAGTATTTTAATGACAACAGGTTGTTCATCGACCAGTCGGATGGCTCGATAGACTATGGTTTTGGAACCTTGGTAGAGTGTTTCTATTAATTTATAGCCGCTTATGCTATAAACTTCATAAATTGCTGTTGTCATGGTTATGCTCTCAATAATCAAGACTGCTGACCAAAAGTTAAACTTTTAGCAGCACATATATCGTTATTGTTCCCAAAATCAGGGTTTGTTTTTCAAGGATATGATAATAAGCTGATGTGCAAATACTCTTACGCAAAGACACGGAGATGCTATTTGAATGACGATTAGCTGACTAAAAATTTTATTAATTCATCACCTATTAGGCATTTCTAGAAATTAATTATTATCCATAAGCCTTGTAGAGACGTAGCAGTGTTACATCTTTATATTCTCTTTGCATTTCTTTGCGTTTAAAAAAGCTACGAATTTATGCAAAACTGTACTTAGTGTTCAAAAAAGAATTGAAACCTTTGCCTGAAAGTGAATCAGCACTCCTGAACTGATTCGCTATTTGACAAATGGTTCACCCGATTGGGTGAATGCGATCGCAGCATCCAGAACTACTCTGAAAGTAGAGCCACTTTTTTGCTGTTAGTGATTTCGCCGACAGCTAAAAAACTTTTACAATGGCTATGATTGCCTTGAATATTATGCCAATTGCTTATATATCAAAGGGTCTAAGAGTGGATGAAATTGTAAAATCACGGCATAAACCAGATTTTCTACCAGAGAAGATCCCTCTGTTGGAAACAATGGCTGCCAATTTACCGGGGATGATTTTCCAAATTCTGCAACGGCAGGATGGTTCTGTATTTATCCCTTATATTAGTTCTGGTTGTAAATATTTGTATGAATTAGAACCTGAAGCTGTACAGGCAGACTTTCAGGTGTTATGTAAGCTGATTCATCCACAAGATATACAAGCTTTTACAGAATCTATTACTGTTTGTCGCACTACCCTTACACCTTGGGATTGGGAAGGTCGGATTATTACGCCTAGTGGCAAACTTAAGTGGATTCAAGGTACTTCGCAACCAGAATTACAAGAAGATGGTGATTTTCTTTGGCATGGCTTGATTATGGATATTACAGACCGAAAACAAGCCGAAGAAAAATTGCAAGAAAGTGAGGCACGATATAAAGCAATTTTGGATGCGATCCCCGATTTGATGTTTCGCATCAGCCGTGATGGCGAGTATCTAGATTTGAAAAGTGAAGGAGCAAATATCACTCTTTCGAGAGAAGAAATAGTTGGAAAAAATTTGGAAGAGTTATTGCCGAGTGATGTTGCAGCCATTAGCCAAGTAGCGATCGCTAAAACTTTAGATTCTGGAATTTTGCAAACTTGTGAATATCAACTACCAACATCTTTGGGAGTCAGAGATTATGAGGCGCGATTGGTAGTTAGTGGTACAGATGAAGTACTAGCAATTGTCCGAGACATCACAGATCGCAAACAAGGAGAAGTCGCCTTACAAAATCTTGCCCAAAAATTTGCTAAAGCTTTTAGTTGCAGCCCCGATTCAATTACCATTAGCACGCTGCAAGAAGGACGCTTTATCGAAGTTAATGACAGTTTTGTGAATCTTTCAGGTTATGGGCGAGATGAGGCAATTGGTAAAACTTCCTTTGAGTTAAATCTTTGGGTAAACGATCGCGATCGCCTAAACTTAGTGCAAGAGCTGCAAAGCACGGGAGTTGCTCGTAACTTAGAAATTGATTTTCGGCAAAAATCTGGCGAGATAATTACAACGCTGCTGTCAGCCGAAGTCATTGATTTAAATGGTATTCCTGCCATTTTAGCAGTGCATCACGACATTACAGAACGCAAACAGGTAGAAGCACAATTACGCTTTTGTGCCCAACGCGATCGCTTGTTGGCAGAAACCCTAGTAAGAATTCGATCTTCGCTTAAATTAGAGGAAATTCTGCAAACCACCGTGACGGAAGTCAGGCAATTTCTGCAAGCAGATCGAGTTTTCATTGGTTTAAATAATGCTAATTTAGGAGTCAAAACTCTTGCCGAATCAGTAGATCCTAAATATCCATCAGTCTCAGGTTGGTCTACTAAAGATGAAGCTTATCTACAAGAATTAAGAAACTTATTAAAAGATAATCGTGTGCGTGTCGTTGAAGACGTAACGCAAATATCAGTATCTCCCAAAGTAAAAGCACACTGTCAAAAATTCCAAACTAAGGCTAGCTTGGCTGTACCAATTATGCTAGGTGACGAATTATTTGGGGCGTTAATTGCCAATCAATGCTCAGGGCCACGTCATTGGCAGCCAATAGAAATTGATTTGTTACAGCAGATGTCAGAACAGCTAGCGATCGCGATTCAACAAAGCCAGATATGCCAAAAGCTAGCAGAACTCAACACTAATTTAGAATACCAAGTAGAAGAACGGACAGCACAGTTGCAGCAGAAAATGCAAGAAGTTGAAAAATTGCATCGCGTCAAAGATGTTGTTTTGCACACAGTTGCCCACGATTTACGGACTTCCGTGATGGGTAACTTGATGGTGTTAAAGAATTTGTTAAATCAGGGGCAGGGGAGCAGGGGAGCAGGGGAGCAGGGGAGCAGGGGAGTAATTACAGCAAGTCTTTCCCCTCTGCTCCCCATCCCCTCTGCCCCTCTGCCTCTTTCCCATATCCCAAGTGCCCAATCTTCAATTCCAATATCTCGCTCAATTATCGAGCGGATGATTCAGGGCAACGATCGCCAACTGA
This portion of the Nostoc sp. GT001 genome encodes:
- a CDS encoding PAS domain S-box protein; the protein is MAMIALNIMPIAYISKGLRVDEIVKSRHKPDFLPEKIPLLETMAANLPGMIFQILQRQDGSVFIPYISSGCKYLYELEPEAVQADFQVLCKLIHPQDIQAFTESITVCRTTLTPWDWEGRIITPSGKLKWIQGTSQPELQEDGDFLWHGLIMDITDRKQAEEKLQESEARYKAILDAIPDLMFRISRDGEYLDLKSEGANITLSREEIVGKNLEELLPSDVAAISQVAIAKTLDSGILQTCEYQLPTSLGVRDYEARLVVSGTDEVLAIVRDITDRKQGEVALQNLAQKFAKAFSCSPDSITISTLQEGRFIEVNDSFVNLSGYGRDEAIGKTSFELNLWVNDRDRLNLVQELQSTGVARNLEIDFRQKSGEIITTLLSAEVIDLNGIPAILAVHHDITERKQVEAQLRFCAQRDRLLAETLVRIRSSLKLEEILQTTVTEVRQFLQADRVFIGLNNANLGVKTLAESVDPKYPSVSGWSTKDEAYLQELRNLLKDNRVRVVEDVTQISVSPKVKAHCQKFQTKASLAVPIMLGDELFGALIANQCSGPRHWQPIEIDLLQQMSEQLAIAIQQSQICQKLAELNTNLEYQVEERTAQLQQKMQEVEKLHRVKDVVLHTVAHDLRTSVMGNLMVLKNLLNQGQGSRGAGEQGSRGVITASLSPLLPIPSAPLPLSHIPSAQSSIPISRSIIERMIQGNDRQLTMINSLLEINSCEKQGLEIKLEPVQFSTILGGTFAELEPILTQNQATLKNLVPADLPLVMADGTRLQKVLVNLIAHSLHNNPPGLNFTLSATVERGMIRTQIQDDGVIMSKVECDRLFDLHVRDPQDCCSTSIGLKMYLCRKVIKAHGGEIGVMSNRKRGLTFWFTLPLFTSSATNRP
- a CDS encoding AAA family ATPase yields the protein MTTAIYEVYSISGYKLIETLYQGSKTIVYRAIRLVDEQPVVIKILQVESPTFNELLQFRNQYTIAKNLNIPSIVRPYSLEAYRNSYALVMEDFGGISLREYTKTQSLELVEFFTIALQLSHILHELHQERVIHKDIKPTNILINPQTKQVKLIDFSIASLLPRENQTTISPKVLEGTLAYLSPEQTGRMNRGIDYRSDFYSLGVTFFELITGQLPFESEDSMELVHCHIAKQPPSLREVKSEEISEVLSDIVIKLMAKNAEDRYQNALGLKHDLENCLCQLNETGQIKYFQIGQRDICVGVDRRRHRFIIPEKLYGRETAVQQLLEAFERVSLGKREIMLIAGSSGIGKTAVVNEVHKPIVRQRGYLIKGKFDQFNRNIPLSAFVQSLRDLIVQLLTETDQQLQQWKKNILATLRDDGQIIVEVIPELEKIIGKQPPTPELSAEAAQNRFNLLLQSFIQVFTTKEHPLVIFLDDLQWADLASLKLLQLLMNESNSGYLLLIGAYRDNEVSPAHPLMSTLDEVRKIGTTINLMTLQPLSQLQLNQLVSDTLGCKEELALPISQLVFQKTQGNPFFATQFIKALYQDGLIIFNFAEGCWQCDIAKINQQSLTDNVLEFMAFQLRRLPESTQQTLRLAACIGNQFDLATLAIVSEQSETETAACLWNGLQEGLILPQSEVYKFYVGQEEQIFTQQTSPNAGYKFLHDRVQQAAYSLIPDDQKQATHYKIGMLLLRNSSDLEREERLFEIVTHLNAGSSLITEPSKRQELAQLNLSAGRRAKSATTYTVAVEYLTVGISLLSHSSWESHYDLTLALYIEVTEATYLNADFEQMEQWVTIVLQHAKTLLDSIPIYVTRMMAGRSQGLPLKTLNIGLQVLQLLDIEFPQQSTAADIGRAGEATMELWEGRSSLDLLNLSTMKDAHRLAAMSIMSRMIPAAYLARPALMPLLIFKQVEFSIKYGTCPISVYAYADYGIILCGVLGNLEGGYEFGQLALNLLEQLQSKIFKSRTYFIVYYFIRHWKDPLREQLVHLQEGYQNGLETGDLDSTALNAQAYCHYAYFAGRELTGLANEMAAYRQSIYSLKQESPLQYLEIAYQAVLNLLGHSQSPDRLTGTIYHAEQRLSLNQATQDRTGLFYWQVNQTILWYLFGQYQEAAQQSAQAKQYLDAGIAQFSVALYFFYDSLIHLAVYKAAAESEQQQILAQVEANQEKMQRWAAFAPCNHQHRWDLVEAERYAISERALAMDFYDRAITKAKENGFLQDEALANELAAKFYLNWGKEKVAQAYMQAAYSGYARWGAKAKTDDLEKRYPQLLHPISQQTVPTVNLLEALATIANPINSFTSTATSSGSNINNILDLSAILRASQTLSATIQLDEFLQQLTQIILENAGADKCALLLPEDGKWQIRAITTLDSTSLKLEPLENNPNVPIALIQYVKNTANVVVIDDLKTTLPIVDDYLIQHQPQSVLCLPILNQGRLVGILYLENHLTSGVFTSDRILVLNFLCTQAAISLENARLYANLQQSEARFQKVADNLPGAIYQLHVTADNLASMPYISSGCYNLYEVTAEEIIVKQRKPSFSRTSR
- a CDS encoding ATP-binding protein, with protein sequence MSSKENPRSLEHPDDIAGIEQAMMESAQNLTPFVHEWQIITPSGTMKWVQGASRPEMQVDGAIVWDGLILDISDRKAAEAVVQQKSQQLEQAIEDLQKAQLQIVQSEKMSALGNLVAGVAHEINNPIGFIAGNVNEAKLGLEDIIEHLQLYRSGASTTEIEQHAQEIEIDYLLEDVPKMIKSMDVGCDRIKNISTSLRTFSRADKDYKVPFNIHEGIDSTILILKHRLKANEQHPAIEVITNYGDIPQVECFPGQLNQVFMNLLANAIDALEESNQGYTFNEIESNINRIIITTSVHNDKYVKIKISDNGIGMNDEVKKRIFDHLFTTKLVGKGTGLGLAIARQIIVEKHEGTLVVNSTLGQGSEFEITLPIGN